The genomic interval attaaaaatgttatctatttatccattcattattattattattattattattattattattattattattattattagtgataTCATCATAAGAATAATAAATCTGAGACTGCTCCACTGATCCACAACCACCGGGCCAACACACACAGGGCTGCCAGCGGCGCAGTTAAAGCCCAGACTGAAGGTTCCCGAACTGGGCGAGAGGTGGGCACTGCATGGAGTGTTGTATCGATGACGGCAGCAGGCCCGTGGAATAAGTTCAGCCTCCTGACCTGGCTGCGGGAAACCTCCCGCACCTCGCACGAGAGCCTGCAGCTGCCTGGCCCTCGCCGGCTTCGCCGCACCGCCATACATTTCCGAAACTACTCACCCCCCAAAATCAGGGAGGAAGAGAGCCATGCGGGTCGTGCAAAAGGCAGCTTTGTCGGGGGCAGGTGAATGGGACGACCACGAAACACAGGTGCGTCTGGCAGGTGAATAGGACGGCCACGACAACCAGCAGGTGTAAGGACCGGGTGAATGGGGAGGCCAAGAAACACTGGCGTGTGGACGAGTGTGCAGGGCGACCACGACAACTAGCATGTGTGGCACAGGTGTGGGGGACGGCCATGACACCCCAGCATGTGTGTGGCGCAGGTGTACGGGGTGGCCACGACACCCAGCGTGTGTGTGGCTCAGGGTGTGCGGGGTGGCCACGACACCCACCCCGCTCCAAATTCCATAGAAACATGGAAAGGCAATTATGATCATGGGTGCAATATGGCGCGTGCGAGCATATGCGCGCGAGCATGCACACAGACatggaagtgagtgagtgtgagtgtgtgtgtgtgtgtgtgtgtgtgtgtgtgtgtgtgtgtgtgtgtgtgtgtgtgtgtgtgtgtgtgtgtgtgtgtgtgtgtaagtggtgAAATTTCGGTGCTGAGCTGTGTGGAATGTAGCCTCACTAGTGCCACCACGATCCTCTGTGATACTCTACGCCACACACTGAGTAAGGGAAAGTCGCTACAGCGTCTCATAACCAAGGCATATCATCGTCTACACGGGAGATAATACAATAGCAGTGTAAGGATGATGTGGGTCTTTTAATAGGCCTTCGTAGCGTTGTTGGAGCGAGACTAAGTACTGGCACAATAtatcagaggaaaaagaaacagatacaTTTCATCCAGTAGAGGGCGCCGTCAGTTAATGTGTGGCAGCAGCGCTCTACACCCTGTACTGGGGCCGCACGGGGTTGTCTAGACCACGAGATTaaaggtgggtaggtgggtggggagggaggagggtgatgaagaaggaagtcagGTCAGCAGCCAAATTTACTGCAGGATACCTAACAAGTGCACCGCATCAAAACCTACTActgctccctctcctttcccgcCCCCTGACGTCCCCCTACGCAGCGCCTCCCGCACCGTGCCGCAAGCCGCCGCCACGCAAGTCTAGGGTGAAGGGTGACCGCATTTGACTACACATCCGGGGGACGTCTACCTTCACCTACGTGCCCATACACTCGCCACAATCCCTGACAAGCTTCTCTTATTCACTCTCACTGTCCGCACACCCCTGCCTCTCACTCCAGTCTCACCAcatgctctcctctccctgcctttaATTCACAATCCATCAAGTTTCTCATTACAGGATTAGCGTTATTACATCAGTGTCGCAGCGTCCACACATTACCAGCAGCTTAGGCTGTACGCCCGTATGGATTACTTCACCCACAATTATGTAAGACCATGCAATATTTCCCTCTCCTCACAGCttttctctagtttttttttttttttttttttttcagccaggTCATTCCCCTTTGTTCCTGGAAAGGCCTCATTGCTGCTACACTATTCCCATCTAAGTTCGTCGGGGTAACACAGATGCACTTAACGGAACTTCCTTATGTTTaatgctctcactctctctctctctctctctctctcctctctctctctctctctctcctctctctctctctctctctctctctctcatcacaaagCTGCACGAACACTAGGTGAGGACGCCTCAACACGCACGCATCACTACCTCCACGTCCTGTCCTTGAATGAGGGGCAGGTGAGATTAtcaaattgaagaaaaaagtcTGAGGAGGAAAAAGCCGGATGGTGATACGGTTCCGGGAGGCGAGGACAGTGGGAGGGATGAGGCTGCACGGTAAGGCTTgcgttgatgatgatgactcaCTAAAATTTCCTCGTCGTTTTGAGAGAAGATTTTGCCGATGTAAAATGTTCATGTCTAAAGATGCTCAAGGTGCGAAAGGTCAAGGGTTGAGGGAGAATAGGACTAGCACTGGGAATATTGATGATGGGGGGTTGTAGGGCAGATGGTGAGGGTCATAGTGGTGGTCATGGTAGGCAGATTGTTAACATGTGTGGGAGAAGTGACTGTCTTCCACCAAACGGGAATTAAAATCATGGTCGTCTCGTTTGTGAGTCACGGTTGTTAGTATCTATTACACCACTGggccgatgatgatgatgatgatgatgatgatgatgatgatgatgatgatgatgatgatgatgatgacgatgatgatgatgatgatgatgatgatgatgatgatgatgatgatgataataataataataataataataataataataataataataataataatagtaataataataatatcaataataataaaggggaagaagatgaaaatgatgatgatgataaaaggaaagaaaaagaaagtaaaccaaagaaaacgtaaaaaaagagagagagagagagagagagagagagagagagagagagagagagagagagagagagagagagagagagaggaggagagagagagagagagagagagagagagagaaggggtgatgatggggggaaggggatggggagagggatggggacATACTGCAAGAAACCCAACATGACCACTGCATTATGACGGTCGTGCTGACATCTGACCTCGTGCTGGCCCACTTGAAATGAAGGGAcacaagtggaagaggaggaggaggaggaggaggaggaggaggaggaggaggaggaggaggaggaggaggaggaggaggaggaggaggaggaggaggaagagggagaaggagaaggagaaggagcagaagaaggaggaggagaaggaggaggagaaggagcagaaggagaaggagcaggagcaggagaaggagaaggagaaggagaaggagtaggagaagcagaaggaggaggaggaggagaagaaggagaaggaggaggagggaggagaagaaggaggaggaggaggaggaagtagaaaggAGGAGCAGTGGAAAATTAAACTGACAGCAACGAAGTGTGAAatagccatcaccaccacccaccatcaccaccaccaccaccgccaccaccaccagcgtctcccaccagcaccaccaccaccaccacgtccaagGCCATGGGTGTACAAATGTGATGGGGGACGTAAGGGTGGCAACAGCTGAACCTTAAGCGCTTTGTGACAACTGGCTAATGAACAGACTGGTTGTGAAGGGGCGACACGGAAGCTGACTGGATTCCTTACAACTGTCTGATTTACGGTGCTACTGCGGCATTATGGAGGAAagtaccaccacccaccaccaccatcacgaccaccaccaccatcacgaccaccaccaccaccaccatcaataacaggagcaacaacaacgataacggCGACGAAGAccataaattaagaaaaacctTTATGAAACCCTTTACTACACCTGCACACCGTCTCATCCCGTAGTGAATGTTACATTGCTTCCTATTTGTAACATAacaggataataataatgatgatgttggtgatgatgatgatgatgatgatgatgatgatgatgatgatgatagtagtagtagtagtagtagtagtagtaaaggtaataataacaaaagacaacatcaacaacaacaactttctcCCACACACGAGGTGGCCTTCAACACGCTAACACACGACAGaatcctaaccaaaccaaataaGCCAAGagtaaaacaagtaaacaacacCTTTACACACGCAGTCGCCTTGAGGTCACGTTCCCACACCTCACCGTTACCCTGGCCATCCGCCACCTAATACCTGCCTCAACAGTCTGGCCGTAAATGGACTTCTTGTGGTTTACTCCCATTGCTTCATTAGGTTCAAGGTTCGGGATGTCACCTGCGTCCCTCCGCCTCCTTTAACAGCCCTGCAGTCTCAACTCAAGGTATTCCGACACAGCCTTCACTCTTCTGAGTGTTAAGGCATCTGTGATTCAAAGCTCCCATAATCTTTTCAGTGATATAATTTCTCAAGCTTAGATAATTGGTCTAATGCATGTTTACAATATAATTCTGAAAACAATGCTGACCAAAACATGAGTAATAATATGCTACACATCTTTTATTAACTATATTATTGCTCGGCAGATTAATCTATAGGGTTACTTATTTGAGGTAACAAGTCAAGGTGTTATTACCTATTGgttaaaaagttaaaatatgTCCTTCCATCCCTCTGAAGATCCTCCCATCACCATTGTATCCTTCACTCCATATCCCTGAATTATCCGCTaatcactttccttttcctacaTTCTATACACCTGCGCAAACAAACGAAGTATgtattccacatttttttttttcttttcagtacaCATCTCTAAATTTACATCTCACCGCAAAGCCACACCgcttatttttttaagtatcctgttcttatttctctctctctctctctctctctctctctctctctctctctctctctctctctctctctctctctctctctctctctctcttctccatcttgtaTTCAGCGACATGGTACACACTAAAAAGCtgtacaaaacaacacaaatatcTCTTACTCATGTAAAATTTAGCTTCTGCAGCACTGCCTAAGACCATGTCATTTGCCTTCGTTGTATGCTCTACCACATTGAGTAAATTTATTATTTCTCCCAACAATTCACATCAGTGATTATCTCGGTACATCCTAAGCCTCTGTCAACTATTTTTACCCTCTGTGACACTTGCACTCAACTCCTTTCTCCTACACAACATTTCCAAATAGCGCGACTAAAAAATTACAACCCTTAACTCTGCCAATCAGAGCGATAGAATTGTACTGTACCAtaggtattgttgttgttgttattattattattattattattattattattattattattattattattattattattaggcgGTAGTATTATGTATGGTACAGTACAATATCCAGAGACAATAGCTGACCTtactcttctttgtctttcggGATTATAATTCACACCTGTCGTCTGATCATGACTCAAGTTGTTACCTCCCTCATCATCTCGCCTTACTTTAAAAGATGACGCCATCACACAATCCTGGCAAAGGCTAGACGGAAAATGTTAACGGAAACCACTGCGTCATGTATAAATACGTATTGCTCTTATCACACATCCTCTACTCTCTGTGTACAAGTTTCTTACCGCTCCCCACTTGCCATAACCACAATGGCATCACGACAATATGAGCAAAACAACCATACAGCAGCcttata from Scylla paramamosain isolate STU-SP2022 chromosome 6, ASM3559412v1, whole genome shotgun sequence carries:
- the LOC135101468 gene encoding uncharacterized protein LOC135101468 translates to MIIIAFPCFYGIWSGVGVVATPHTLSHTHAGCRGHPVHLRHTHAGVSWPSPTPVPHMLVVVVALHTRPHASVSWPPHSPGPYTCWLSWPSYSPARRTCVSWSSHSPAPDKAAFCTTRMALFLPDFGGSTLGEVMVSLGQLEASSKCLQTAIEMEAKSPILPFTSIPFCFE